The following proteins come from a genomic window of Carassius carassius chromosome 10, fCarCar2.1, whole genome shotgun sequence:
- the LOC132151385 gene encoding cytochrome b-c1 complex subunit 6, mitochondrial, translated as MVFEDKMITNGEPEEEEEEEEEEDMVDPLETLREKCEQTEHCVHARERLEACETRVGSRSETTEDCTEELFDFLHARDHCVAHKLFQSMK; from the exons ATGGTTTTCGAAGATAAAATGATCACGAATGGAGAGCCAGAGGAGG aggaggaagaagaagaggaggaggatatGGTG GACCCGTTAGAGACGTTGCGGGAGAAGTGTGAGCAGACGGAGCATTGTGTTCACGCTCGTGAGCGTCTCGAGGCATGTGAGACACGAGTCGGCTCGCGCTCGGAGACCACAGAGGACTGTACGGAGGAGCTGTTTGACTTCCTGCACGCTCGGGACCACTGT GTGGCCCACAAGCTTTTCCAGTCAATGAAATAA
- the LOC132152193 gene encoding vitamin D3 hydroxylase-associated protein-like, with translation MHRFNVQQLVLDMNINWTPVITATVCGTGALYLFFKWRNNQEIQKKILNARKRRDTSLLRAEQAVQQFKIQNPGFESSSIVSLSLSELAGKLKDGSLQPAAVLHAFMEKALEVNRNLNCSTEILMESVAQLEDIKSQKKGLLYGVPISIKDNVSYEGHDTSCGVVSKLDQPALSDSVVVKVLKKQGAIPFIKTNIPQGLLNYDCSNPIYGQTLNPCNLQKSPGGSSGGEAALIGGGGSLLGIGTDIGGSIRIPASFCGVCGFKPTATRISARGISSCIKGQKSVLSSFGPLARDVESLSLCMRALLCQDMFSLDPTVPPIPFNQEMYESSEPLRIGYYESDGYLQPSPSMARAFRETKDLLERAGHTLVPFQPLRLYHVFHELTIRGIMADKGRTLISHLKPGPIDPCIRNQDVILSTPKFIMKLISFVLKPFCPRMSASIDATHGVGSVAELWRIHANIEEYIHEVIAEWRRLNLDVLLCPMLGPAYNFTYCGRLNSALSYTSLYNLLNFPAGTVPVSAVTEEDEAQLSQYKGAHGDMWDKLFVKAVKGGVGLPVTVQCVSLPWQDEMCLRFMREVEHLTANNKLTRKY, from the exons ATGCACCGCTTTAATGTACAGCAGCTTGTTTTAGACATGAATATTAACTGGACGCCGGTAATTACAGCCACGGTTTGCGGTACAGGTGCATTATATCTCTTCTTCAAATGGAGAAATAACCAAGAGATTCAAAAGAAAATACTAAACGCACGAAAAAGACGAGATACATCTCTCCTGCGGGCTGAACAAGCGGtgcaacaatttaaaatacag AACCCAGGCTTTGAGAGCAGCTCTAtcgtgtctctgtctctgtctgagcTCGCCGGGAAACTCAAAGATGGCTCCCTGCAGCCAGCCGCTGTGCTTCATGCCTTCATGGAAAAG GCTCTGGAGGTGAACAGGAATCTGAACTGCAGCACTGAGATCTTAATGGAGTCTGTGGCGCAGCTGGAAGACATCAAGTCTCAAAAGAAAGGTCTTCTGTACGGAGTGCCCATCAGCATCAAGGACAACGTCTCATATGAG GGTCATGACACTTCCTGTGGTGTGGTGAGTAAGTTGGATCAGCCTGCGCTCTCGGACAGTGTCGTGGTCAAGGTGCTGAAGAAGCAAGGCGCGATCCCGTTCATCAAGACCAACATACCACAAGGTCTTCTCAA TTATGACTGCAGTAACCCCATTTATGGACAAACCTTGAACCCCTGCAACCTTCAGAAGTCCCCTGGAGGTTCGTCCGGAGGAGAGGCAGCTCTGATTGGAGGAGGAGGCTCCTTGCTAGGCATAGGCACTGACATTGGTGGGAGCATTCGTATCCCAGCATCCTTCTGTGGGGTTTGTGGATTTAAACCCACTGCAACGAGGATAAG TGCTCGTGGAATCAGTTCTTGCATCAAAGGCCAGAAATCAG tgttgtCCTCTTTTGGCCCTTTGGCTAGGGACGTCGAAAGCTTGTCACTGTGTATGCGGGCGCTGCTCTGCCAGGACATGTTCTCCTTAGACCCCACCGTCCCTCCCATACCATTCAACCAAGAG ATGTATGAGAGCTCCGAGCCCCTGAGGATTGGTTATTATGAGAGTGACGGGTATCTGCAGCCGTCTCCGAGCATGGCCAGGGCCTTCAGGGAGACTAAGGACCTGCTGGAAAGAGCGGGGCACACG CTGGTTCCATTCCAACCCCTGCGGCTCTACCATGTCTTCCATGAGTTGACTATCAGAGGGATCATGGCAGACAAAGGTCGGACCCTCATCAGTCATCT GAAGCCAGGCCCCATTGACCCGTGTATCCGCAATCAGGACGTGATTTTGAGCACTCCAAAGTTCATAATGAAGCTCATTTCTTTTGTTCTCAAGCCTTTT TGTCCACGGATGTCTGCAAGCATAGATGCCACTCATGGAGTTGG gtctGTGGCAGAATTGTGGAGAATACATGCAAATATCGAG GAGTACATTCATGAGGTGATAGCGGAGTGGAGGAGACTGAATCTGGATGTTTTGTTGTGTCCCATGCTTGGACCAGCCTACAATTTCACTTACTGCGGGAGACTCAACA GTGCTCTCAGTTACACCAGCCTGTATAACCTGCTGAACTTCCCTGCCGGGACGGTGCCTGTGTCTGCTGTGACGGAGGAGGACGAAGCACAGCTCAGTCAGTACAAGGGTGCCCATGGGGACATGTGGGACAAACTCTTCGTTAAG gcgGTGAAGGGTGGCGTTGGTCTCCCTGTGACAGTGCAGTGTGTGTCTCTGCCGTGGCAGGATGAAATGTGTCTGCGCTTTATGAGAGAGGTAGAACATCTCACAGCCAACAACAAACTCACCAGGAAATATTAA